The genomic window TTTACACTGCGTACAAATATAAACAAATTATGTTTTTGTGGGATCAGATTTCAGGAGGCTTTTTGGAAATAAACCATAAAAAAAAGCTGTCCGAAATACGGACAGCCTGTGTGTACTGTGAAAATCTTTTTACTTAGATGTTTTAGCCCCTTTCCATGTTCCGGATCTTACCGTTGCAGGTACCGCGTTGGTCCATGTTCCGTTGGCTTTTTTATCTTCTCTTGTCAGCGTTCCTTTAAAACTTCCGTCTTCAGGAGAACCGATGGTGGCATTCAATTCACCTGACTCGCTAAGATATCCTGAGATATAGTAGTTTTCCGTAGTCTGGTCGGAATGCATGGTTCCTGTCACTTTTCCGTCAGTAGCTACGACGATGTTCCAGTCTCCCTTCTCGGTTCCTTCATAAGTTCCGGCCCAGGTTCCGATAAAATCGTAGATCGTATCGTCATCTTTGCTGCAACCGATGAATAAAAAAGCTGTCAAAAAAAGTAAAAATATTTTCTTCATAGTTTTTATGTCGTTTTTATCCTTTGACAAAATATTGTGGAGGATACGGGGATCGAACCCGTCACCTTTAGACTGCCAGTCTAACGCTCTAGCCAGATGAGCTAATCCCCCATTTTTATTGGTCTCTGTTTCTGAGCGGTACAAAAGTAAGTATTTAATTCACATATACAAACTTTTTATTGCATTTAATTTAATAATAGCTGATAATCACCGATTTATTTTTTGATTTTTATAATTTTTTTTATGCTAAATAAAAAGACACATGCAGGAAATCTGCATGTGCCTCTGTTTTATGGGTACTTAAATTATCTCCAGCCGCCTCCGAGAGCCTGATAAAGCTCAACGCCAGCCCTCATTTTGTTGTATTCTGCATTGGCGATATTTAATTCTGCATTCAATGCGTTTACGCTTGCATTTAATACTTCCAGGTAATTGGCCATCCCGTAATTAACCAATTCCTGTGAATAGTTCACGGATTTCTTGTATGAATCCAGCTCTTTCTGCTTAAGATCGATGTAAGAGTCCTGAACCGAATAAACGCGGATCGCATCGGACACTTCTTTTCCGGCATTCAGGATGGCTTTTCTGAAATTTAGATAAGCCGTTTCCTGGTTGGCAAGACTTATCTCATAATTGGTCCGGATCGATCTCCTGTTCAGAATAGGCTGAGCCAGACCGGCCACCACAGTTGCAAACAGGGAATTCACACTGAAAAGATGATCGATGTCTACAGACTGAACTCCTCCGCTGCCCGTAAGGCGTAAAGTCGGATAAAACTGTGCTTTCGCTGAATTAGTCAGCTCAAAAGCATTCATCAGATTATATTCCGCTCTTCTTACATCGGGCCTGTTGGCCAATAGCTGTGCCGGATATCCCAATTTCAGGTCAATCGGAAGGTTCTGACTTTCCAATGTAGAACGTGCAATGGTACCGGAAGGTTCGCCCATGAGCAGGCTCATGGTATTTTCCAACAGCTGGATCTGTGTATCAACGTCAATCAGTAAAGACTGGGCATTATACACCAACGCTTCACTTTGCTGAACAGCCACCTCTGTTAAAGTTCCTGCGGTTTTCAAGGCCCGGGTGGTTTCCAGGTTCTGTTCGCGTAATTTTATGGTTTCCGTAATAATTTTCTTCTGAGCATCGTACGTTAGCAGCTGATAATAAGAAGATGCCACGGAAGCAACAAGATCGCTTTTTACAGCCTTATGTGCTTCTACAGTCCCCAGATAAGTAGCAAGCTGTGCTTTTTCCTGAGCCTTCAACTTTCCCCAGATGTCAGCTTCCCATGCAATACTTCCTGTAATATCAAACTGGTTGATGTAACGTCTTTCCCCGATAATCTGCCCAAACTGGGTATTGATCGACTGGGTCTGGAAGGTATAGTTGGGCCCCACCGATATGGTAGGCTGATAAGCTGCTTTGCTCTGTTTCAGATATGACTCTGCTGAATAAATACTCTGCAATGCAATTCTGATGTCCAGATTGTTTTCCAGGGCTTTGTTGATGTGCCCCTGAAGTATCGGATCTGTAAAAATCTCTTTCCAGGAAACATTCGCGATGTTCGTACTGTCTGTTGGAAGCATATCGGTACGGTATAGCTTTTCGTCCACTACACGATCCGGCCTGTGATATTCTTTTCTCGCCATACAGGATGATACAGCTGCAAGAACGGCCACCGAAAATGTAATTCCTTTTATGATGTTTAAAATACTTTTCATTATTTGAATATAAGGTTTAAAGCTCAGGCCCATAGGTACGTTTTACACGTTTATAAATCCTGAGCTGACTTAATTTATTCTGCTAAATTGATCTCTTTTTCTTTAATCGGCTTCACTTTCTCCTGCAAATATTCGAAAATAACATACAATACAGGAATAACAAAAAGTCCCAGAATGGTTCCGATCAGTAATCCGATTGCTGCTCCGGTAGCAATCGATCTGTTACCCACTGCTCCGATCCCGCTTGCGAGAACCAACGGCAATAAACCGAAGATAAATGCAAATGAGGTCATCAGAATCGGTCTTAGCCTTGCTTTTGCCGCATTAATGGCAGACATAACAATGGATTCCCCGTGATGCCTTCTCTGAACAGCGAATTCAACAATCAGGATCGCATTTTTCGCCAGTAACCCTACCAACATAATAAGGGCGATCTGGAAGTAAATGTTGTTTTCCAGTCCCATGATCTTCTGGCCGAAGTAAGCTCCCATTACCCCAAGAGGAAGAGAAATAACAACGGTTAATGGAAGGATATAACTTTCATACTGGGCTGCAAGAATAAAATAAACAAAGATTAAACTCAAGGCAAAAATCAGAATCGTCTGAGAACCTGAAGATAATTCCTCTCTTGAAAGTCCCGTAAATTCTACCCCGTAATTCTGATCAAGCGTCTGGCTTGCTACCTGCTGAACAGCTCCGATAGCATCCCCCGTACTATATCCTGCCGAGTTGGCTCCGGTAATTTTAACCGAGCTGAACAGGTTATAACGCCCAACCGACTGCGGTCCGTACGTCTTTGTTAGAGTAACAAACTGTGAAATCGGAGACATGGTTCCTGAGCTTGTTTTTACATACAGCTGGTTCAGGTCACTCGCATCTTTTCTGTTTTCCGGCAGTGCCTGGATCATTACCCGGAACTGCTTTCCATATTTTGTAAAGTCGGCACTATAGATACCACCGATATATCCCTGCATTGTTTCCAGAATACTGTTTACGGAAACGCCCAGCTGCTTCGCAAGAGGAACGTTAATTTCCATCTGGTACTGCGGGTATTTCGTATTAAAGGAAGTCTGGGCAAACTCGATCTCTGGTCTTTTCATCAGGTTTCCGATAAATTCGTTGGTTTTTGCATCCAGTTCCGCAAAATCACCTCCTGACTTATCCAGCAACACCATTTCGAAACCGGCACTGTTACCAAATCCGGGTACACTCGGCGGCTGGAAGAAAACAACTTTTGCATCGGGTGCCTTCGCGGAAATCCCGAAAAGCTGTTTGGTAATATTGTCTGAACTCAAATCTCCTTTTCTTTCGTCGAAAGGTTTCAGCTTGATAAACGCCAGACCGTTGTTGCTTCCGTTTCCGGAAAGTAAACCACGTCCGGTAGAAATCGTTACATTCTGGATTCCCGGAATTTTAAGGGCTTCTTTCTGCAGGGTTTTAAGAACATTATACGTTCTTTCCATAGAAGCTCCCGGCGGAAGCTGAACATCGGTAAAGATAATCCCCCTGTCTTCCGTTGGAACAAACCCCTTTTTCATGGTGGCACTTGCCCAGTATAAAATACCGCCGGTCACCGCGAAAATAATTAAGGTTACCCATTTATGTCTTAAAAGGAAAATAAAGCCTCTTCCGTAACGCTCTGTTGTCGTTTTGAAGGCGATATTAAATTTATAGAAGAACTTCTGAATGAAATTCAGCTGTTTGTATTCTTTGTGGTGCTCATCATGCGGCTTTAGGAATAATGAACATAAAACCGGGCTCAGCGTTAAGGCATTCACTGCAGAAATAAAGATCGCTACGATAAGCGTTACCCCGAACTGCTGATAGAAAACCCCGGTAGGACCGGTAATAAAAGTAACCGGAATAAATACCGAAGCCATTACAAGAGTAATGGAGATAATTGCTCCCGTAATCTCATCCATTGCTTCAATCGTTGCTTTTTTTGCGTCGGGAATGCCATGTTCCATTTTGGCGTGAACGGCTTCGACGACAACGATCGCATCATCCACCACAATACCGATTGCCAGTACCAAAGCGAATAAGGTTAAAAGGTTTAAGGAATATCCGAATAAATTCAGGAAGAAGAATGCCCCTACAATAGAAACCGGAACGGCAATCGCAGGGATCAACGTAGATCTGAAATCCTGTAAGAATATATAAACGACAATAAATACAAGGATAAATGCTTCAATCAAGGTATGGATTACTTTCTCAATTGATGCATCCAGGAACTCATTGGTATCGAAGTTAAAGGTATATTTAATTCCTGCCGGGTATGTGCTTTCTTTAGCTTTCAACTGTGCTTTGATGTTCTCGATAATTTCCTGGGCATTGGATCCCGGAGTCTGGAAGATCCCCATACTGATGGACGGGTTATCTCCGTTTTCACCGACACCGCTGTAGGAAAGACCGCCAAGTTCTACTTTCGCCACATCTTTCAGCATCAGGTTTTGCCCGTCTGGCATGGCCTTAATGATGATATTATCGTACTGCTCTTTCTCGTTGAACTTACCTACGTATTTAATGATATATTCGAATGAGCTTCCGCTGTTCTGTCCTAAAGATCCGGCAGCTGCTTCTCTACTCTGTTCATTGATGGCTGTCGTAACATCAGTAGGCGTAATACCGTAAGCTGCTAGCTTTGCCGGGTCCAGCCATACCCTCATCGAGTAGTTTTTACCTCCGAAAACGTTGGCTTCCCCCACCCCGTTGATCCTCTGTAAATCCGGGATCACATTGATGTTCAGGAAATTCTGAAGATAAACGTCGTCGATGTTTTTATTTTCGGAATAAAACGAAAGATACATCAGGGCACTGGTCTGCTGTTTCTGCGTAACCACCCCGGAACGGGTAACTTCGCTAGGCAATAGCGGACTGGCTCTCGAAACCCGGTTCTGCACGTTTACCGCCGCAATATCCGGATCGATTCCCTGTTTAAAAAATACCTGGATCTGTGCTGAACCGTCATTCCCTGCTGTTGAGGTAATATAGTCCATCCCTTCCACTCCATTGATCTGCTCCTCCAAAGGCACGACCACACTTTTCATGACCGTTTCGGCATTGGCACCTGTATAATTCGCTCTTACACTTACTGTGGGCGGAGCAATATCCGGATACTGCGTTACCGGAAGTGCATAAAGTCCCAGCACTCCCAAGATGACGATCAGTATCGAGATTACAGTTGATAAAACCGGTCTGTTTATAAAATTTTTAATCATATTAGAATTTCGGTTTTACAGATTGTACAAGACTGTCCATTTTTACTTTTTTAGGCTTAATGGCAGTTCCTGATTTTAACGTTCCCGTGCCGGAAGCCACTACCAGCTCGCCTTTTTTAACTCCTGATTTTATCAAAGCCAAGTTGTCTATCCTGTCGATAACATCAATCACCACATTTCTGGCGGTATCGCCTTTGTCTACTTTATAAACATAGACGATCCCCTGCTGCTCGTATGTAGCACTTTCAGGCACTACCAAGACATTATCATAAGGCTGAGGGAAACGGATGGTACCGCTGTTCCCGTTGCTCAGCAGTTTCTGGGCATTGGTAAATTCAACCCTGAACTGGATGGTTCCCGTTGTAGGATCAATCTGTCCCGTAATCGCTTCAATTCTTCCTTTTTCAGGATAAAGGCTGCCGTTTGCCAGCTCCAGTTCCACCATTGGAAGATTTTTAATTTTTTCAGGCATCGATGCGCCCGGAGACTTTTCAAGGAAATTGAAATATTCCTTTTCATTCATTGAAAAATAAGCATAGATCTCGGAAGTATCGGAAATCGTCGTCAGCGGCGTCTGGTCACTTGGCCCTACAAGGCTTCCCACTTTTAAAGGAAGCTTTCCAATTACCCCGGAAATCGGCGCACGGATCACGGAATATTCAATATTGGCCTCAACTCCTTTATAATTGGCAACTGCCTGACTTTTCGCGGCCTGGGCCTGCTTCAGCTGAGCCTGAGCCTGAGCCAAGTTAGCCTGTGCGGTCTGCAACTGTACATTGCTGATAATATTTTTCTGAACCAACGGTTTCAGTTTATTGACTTCAACATTTGCTGCTGCTACCGCTGCCTGGGCCGCTGCAATATTGGATTCTGCTGCACCGATCCCTGCTTTGGAAGCAGCTGCGGTTTCGTTAAGGATATTGGTTTCCAGACGGAAAAGCGGCTGCCCTTTGGTTACGTACTGCCCTTCGTCTACAAGAACCTGGGTGATGTATCCCTGTATTTTAGCCCGTACATCGTTGTTTACCCTTCCCTGGATGGTTGCAGGAAACGTCTGATAGCCGACTACATTTTTAGACTCCACATTTACCACGGGATACGGCTTTGGGCCGTCCTGCTTGGGAGCTTCTTTTTTACAGGCCACTAAAGAGAGTGCTGCAACAGAAAGTATAACTAGCTTATTATTCATTTTATAGTTTATTAAGTGATTCCTGAATATTTTTTATATTTTTATTGAGTAACGCTTTATAAGCTTCGATCTTCTCATTGTAATCATCATGATTTTTCTTAAAATTGTCTAAGTCATCCAGTAGTTTTAATTCGTCTTTCATTTTTTGAACTATTTTTTCAAATCTTATCTTCTTATAACCGTCATTGATGAAAAAATACCGTTTCCGCTCATCCATTTTGTTGTGATCCACAATGAGTTCCAAATTCAGCAATAAAGAAATACTGGTAGAAACCGAACTTTTGCTTGCAGAAAATACATCCACAAATTCATCAAAAGTAATGCCCACCTTATCATAATCGAAAAGAAGATAGGCATAAATCTTTGAAGCTAAAGGCGGTAGGTTGAAAATGGAACCGTAAAACTTCACGGCATCCTGGAAAATTCTTTCATCAATTTCTATACTCTTATGCATGGTATATAAATTTGAGACAAAAGTAAAAATTAGTTCAGAACTAAACGAACAAACTTGATAGAGTTTATAAATCCATAGCGTTTTAAAAATTCAATGATGCAGGATTTAACTTTTACATTAAATAATAATCTTTTCAAAAGCTTTGCGCATCCCTCCGGCCAGGAAAACCTCTCCACAGTACGTATAGCCTTTGCTTTCCAATATCCTGAGCATCGCAGTATTATCGAAATTCGTATCTACTTTTACACTCTGGATGCCGTGTGAACGGGTAAATTCCTCAATATGATCGAAAAGTATTTTCACCAGGCCCTTTCCTGCAAATTTTTCATCTACGGCTACCCGATGTACAACAACAAATTCTCCGTTGCTCAGCCATGCACCGTCAATGGTACTGTAAGCGGGTTCGTCATTTAAGATTAAAGCGGTATAAACAGCAATCTCATTATCTACGGTCATGACGTATCCAAAACCCTTTGCAATATCGCTTTCTACCGTATTAAGGTTGGGATATCCCTGCTGCCACTGGGTGCTTCCGTCTTTTCTTCTTCTTTCGATAGCCTGTTGTAGGATGTTCCAGATCGTGTCTCTGTCATTAATTTCTGCCTTTCTCAGTTTAATCTCTGCATTCATTGCGGTGGATTTTATTTAAATATAGAATTGATTTTTTTAAACTTAATCTTCAATATCGGATCATTGTTCAAAGTAAAAAACCGAAAACTAATTAAAATTAATTTTCGGTTCGAAGTAGTAAAATTTAAAATTATGAAATTGTTTTATTGATTTTGATTCTGCTGAAGATAAGCGTCTATTACCTCGAAGGCTTTTTTCTCATCTTCCAGTTTCACCATTACTTTCAGCGATGTAGCCGTGGGCGTAGTTGTAAAAGTAAGGTAGTTGTTTTCTACTGAATTTCTGATTTGTGCATCGTCCAGTTTAGACTTTATCAGTTGGATTTCTGCAGGTTTGTCACTTTCAAAAACTGATACTCTTGTACTTCTTTCCATAGTTCTGTCTCGTTTGAGTATCTAAATATATAACGTTTTTTTGAAAATTACAAATTTCAGCTTTTAAATTTTGTTTATATTCTTTTCAATTTTATCCAGAGCAAGCTGAATTTCTTCTTTGGTTACGTTCAGATGCGGCCTGAAACGGAGCGATTGGTCGCCGCAGGCCAGGATGATCATTCCGTCATTCCATAGTTCGTCCCTTAGATGATTTCTCTGATCATGGGTCGGAAGATCGATGGCACACATCAGCCCTCTCCCTCTGGCGTTGGATAATTTCTCAGGATATTTCTGCTGTAAATTCTGAAGGCTTTCCAGAAGATAATCGCCAACTACTCTTGCATTCTCCACCAGGTTTTCCTTTTCAATGACTTCAAGCACCAATTGGAAACGGAGCATATCGATAAAATTTCCTCCGAAAGTGGAATTGATCCTGGAACTTTCCCGGAATACATTGTTCGGAATTTCATCAAACTTTTCTTTGTTGGCTAAAATTCCGCAGACCTGCGCTTTTTTACCGAAGGAGATAATATCAGGCTTCGCGGTAAAATGTTCGAAAGCCCACATTTTACCTGTGATTCCGATACCGGTCTGCACTTCATCAAAGATCAGAAGAATTTCATGCTGGTCGCAGATTTTTCTCAAACCCATCAAAAATTCATCCCGGAAGTGGTTATCGCCACCTTCTGCCTGAATCGGCTCAATGATGATACAGGCTACTTTATCAGGATTCATTAAGATGGCCTCTTCGATATTTAACAAAGCCAGCCTTTCATTTTTTATGGTTTCTTCCAGATTCTCTTCGGTGATTGGGAACGTCAGTTTAGGATTCAGGATCCTCGGCCAGTTGAACATCGGGAAATACTGGTATTTTCTTGGGTCAGCCGTATTGGTAAGGCTTAAAGTATAACCGCTCCTTCCGTGGAATGCCTGCCGAAAATGGATGCAGATCCCCGCTTCAAGATCAAGCCCTTTCTCGAAGTTCTTCCGTGTTTTCCAGTCAAAGCAGGCTTTCAT from Chryseobacterium sp. SORGH_AS_0447 includes these protein-coding regions:
- a CDS encoding efflux transporter outer membrane subunit — protein: MKSILNIIKGITFSVAVLAAVSSCMARKEYHRPDRVVDEKLYRTDMLPTDSTNIANVSWKEIFTDPILQGHINKALENNLDIRIALQSIYSAESYLKQSKAAYQPTISVGPNYTFQTQSINTQFGQIIGERRYINQFDITGSIAWEADIWGKLKAQEKAQLATYLGTVEAHKAVKSDLVASVASSYYQLLTYDAQKKIITETIKLREQNLETTRALKTAGTLTEVAVQQSEALVYNAQSLLIDVDTQIQLLENTMSLLMGEPSGTIARSTLESQNLPIDLKLGYPAQLLANRPDVRRAEYNLMNAFELTNSAKAQFYPTLRLTGSGGVQSVDIDHLFSVNSLFATVVAGLAQPILNRRSIRTNYEISLANQETAYLNFRKAILNAGKEVSDAIRVYSVQDSYIDLKQKELDSYKKSVNYSQELVNYGMANYLEVLNASVNALNAELNIANAEYNKMRAGVELYQALGGGWR
- a CDS encoding efflux RND transporter permease subunit, which gives rise to MIKNFINRPVLSTVISILIVILGVLGLYALPVTQYPDIAPPTVSVRANYTGANAETVMKSVVVPLEEQINGVEGMDYITSTAGNDGSAQIQVFFKQGIDPDIAAVNVQNRVSRASPLLPSEVTRSGVVTQKQQTSALMYLSFYSENKNIDDVYLQNFLNINVIPDLQRINGVGEANVFGGKNYSMRVWLDPAKLAAYGITPTDVTTAINEQSREAAAGSLGQNSGSSFEYIIKYVGKFNEKEQYDNIIIKAMPDGQNLMLKDVAKVELGGLSYSGVGENGDNPSISMGIFQTPGSNAQEIIENIKAQLKAKESTYPAGIKYTFNFDTNEFLDASIEKVIHTLIEAFILVFIVVYIFLQDFRSTLIPAIAVPVSIVGAFFFLNLFGYSLNLLTLFALVLAIGIVVDDAIVVVEAVHAKMEHGIPDAKKATIEAMDEITGAIISITLVMASVFIPVTFITGPTGVFYQQFGVTLIVAIFISAVNALTLSPVLCSLFLKPHDEHHKEYKQLNFIQKFFYKFNIAFKTTTERYGRGFIFLLRHKWVTLIIFAVTGGILYWASATMKKGFVPTEDRGIIFTDVQLPPGASMERTYNVLKTLQKEALKIPGIQNVTISTGRGLLSGNGSNNGLAFIKLKPFDERKGDLSSDNITKQLFGISAKAPDAKVVFFQPPSVPGFGNSAGFEMVLLDKSGGDFAELDAKTNEFIGNLMKRPEIEFAQTSFNTKYPQYQMEINVPLAKQLGVSVNSILETMQGYIGGIYSADFTKYGKQFRVMIQALPENRKDASDLNQLYVKTSSGTMSPISQFVTLTKTYGPQSVGRYNLFSSVKITGANSAGYSTGDAIGAVQQVASQTLDQNYGVEFTGLSREELSSGSQTILIFALSLIFVYFILAAQYESYILPLTVVISLPLGVMGAYFGQKIMGLENNIYFQIALIMLVGLLAKNAILIVEFAVQRRHHGESIVMSAINAAKARLRPILMTSFAFIFGLLPLVLASGIGAVGNRSIATGAAIGLLIGTILGLFVIPVLYVIFEYLQEKVKPIKEKEINLAE
- a CDS encoding efflux RND transporter periplasmic adaptor subunit, giving the protein MNNKLVILSVAALSLVACKKEAPKQDGPKPYPVVNVESKNVVGYQTFPATIQGRVNNDVRAKIQGYITQVLVDEGQYVTKGQPLFRLETNILNETAAASKAGIGAAESNIAAAQAAVAAANVEVNKLKPLVQKNIISNVQLQTAQANLAQAQAQLKQAQAAKSQAVANYKGVEANIEYSVIRAPISGVIGKLPLKVGSLVGPSDQTPLTTISDTSEIYAYFSMNEKEYFNFLEKSPGASMPEKIKNLPMVELELANGSLYPEKGRIEAITGQIDPTTGTIQFRVEFTNAQKLLSNGNSGTIRFPQPYDNVLVVPESATYEQQGIVYVYKVDKGDTARNVVIDVIDRIDNLALIKSGVKKGELVVASGTGTLKSGTAIKPKKVKMDSLVQSVKPKF
- a CDS encoding transcriptional regulator, giving the protein MHKSIEIDERIFQDAVKFYGSIFNLPPLASKIYAYLLFDYDKVGITFDEFVDVFSASKSSVSTSISLLLNLELIVDHNKMDERKRYFFINDGYKKIRFEKIVQKMKDELKLLDDLDNFKKNHDDYNEKIEAYKALLNKNIKNIQESLNKL
- a CDS encoding GNAT family N-acetyltransferase, translating into MNAEIKLRKAEINDRDTIWNILQQAIERRRKDGSTQWQQGYPNLNTVESDIAKGFGYVMTVDNEIAVYTALILNDEPAYSTIDGAWLSNGEFVVVHRVAVDEKFAGKGLVKILFDHIEEFTRSHGIQSVKVDTNFDNTAMLRILESKGYTYCGEVFLAGGMRKAFEKIII
- a CDS encoding DUF2007 domain-containing protein encodes the protein MERSTRVSVFESDKPAEIQLIKSKLDDAQIRNSVENNYLTFTTTPTATSLKVMVKLEDEKKAFEVIDAYLQQNQNQ
- the lat gene encoding L-lysine 6-transaminase, translating into MQPTIDIQTNKVKETVGRHVLADGFDFVMDIEKSHGSWLYDKLTDCEYLDMFSMFASASIGYNHPYLLEKSAWLGKMAVNKPTLADVYSEEYAHFLEVFERVAIPEELQYAFFIEGGAIAVENAMKACFDWKTRKNFEKGLDLEAGICIHFRQAFHGRSGYTLSLTNTADPRKYQYFPMFNWPRILNPKLTFPITEENLEETIKNERLALLNIEEAILMNPDKVACIIIEPIQAEGGDNHFRDEFLMGLRKICDQHEILLIFDEVQTGIGITGKMWAFEHFTAKPDIISFGKKAQVCGILANKEKFDEIPNNVFRESSRINSTFGGNFIDMLRFQLVLEVIEKENLVENARVVGDYLLESLQNLQQKYPEKLSNARGRGLMCAIDLPTHDQRNHLRDELWNDGMIILACGDQSLRFRPHLNVTKEEIQLALDKIEKNINKI